One Paracoccus sp. TOH DNA segment encodes these proteins:
- a CDS encoding UPF0149 family protein, producing MSEGPIETALAELSRLQDDDSARGEVLDRASFSMLHRPALGGRLVAKLCATKESAPELEPLTELLASALDAARIARENRKKRGDTFLEAVADAVELASGQGRLSPFHRLLLASAWTTNGLPAPTSLEVSAADMMLAAPSPAPQDRVAAEAALEDLFRSLIEQTEGDALALHAALTETFPAMPSAMRQHVIAWSVGRSEPIHAKLACFWLLDPSAQIRAAAAHALGERAATGTLSQEIAGKMVILRSWMPQDEARASVDKALKLAMRSGLATGASAKPWTIHSVMATLPDGGGAQSLMIALQSGGSRKTAMLLFKQGHGVKDAYTVPCKSANEQKALLSRISQETGAVKVPLSWLEGSLAMALADGLAAGLPPAAGLIEVAELCGLDKLRPEAVTTEALIAALPVAERIRGLSAPAQGKLINASEGWWDRHEIVQSWFEESDHAHEVLEGRHNPRALDAALWRWLETRRDFWARLVARAADVLAASDHPDAASFTATAMALLEGRDLKKIPVMADVHDQTIEAWVFDDPDVDQDATLEEWVEEAEADAPKPERKGELARLVKGSAITADWIDGFLMSATIAPKVIAPNRWLPEILGSAIGNLTSDSIQRFADLILMRANACLDQAKEAAEFSAAMSARSQMAMRDWAAGFSYACGHFRSSWPAKSTGPDDRAMMQRVADAMATGFSAAEVKALSQWIAARHNRNCGS from the coding sequence GTGTCGGAAGGACCGATCGAGACAGCATTGGCGGAACTGTCGCGGCTGCAGGACGATGATAGTGCGCGCGGCGAGGTTCTCGACCGCGCAAGTTTTTCGATGCTGCATCGGCCAGCATTGGGTGGCCGTCTGGTCGCGAAGCTCTGCGCCACGAAGGAGAGTGCCCCGGAGCTGGAGCCACTCACCGAATTGCTGGCATCGGCACTGGATGCCGCACGTATCGCTAGGGAGAACCGAAAGAAGCGAGGTGATACCTTTCTAGAGGCCGTGGCAGATGCGGTCGAACTGGCTTCTGGCCAGGGGCGCCTGAGCCCCTTCCACCGCCTGCTCCTTGCAAGCGCATGGACCACGAACGGACTGCCCGCACCCACATCTCTGGAGGTTTCTGCCGCCGATATGATGCTCGCAGCGCCTAGTCCTGCCCCGCAGGATCGTGTCGCGGCGGAGGCGGCGCTGGAAGATCTGTTCCGCAGTCTGATCGAGCAGACCGAAGGCGATGCGCTCGCGCTGCATGCAGCGCTGACCGAGACGTTCCCAGCAATGCCGTCGGCAATGCGTCAGCATGTCATTGCATGGTCGGTTGGACGATCGGAGCCGATCCACGCGAAGCTGGCATGTTTCTGGCTGCTCGATCCGTCAGCGCAGATCCGCGCTGCGGCGGCGCACGCCTTGGGCGAACGCGCCGCGACAGGCACGCTCTCGCAGGAGATAGCGGGCAAGATGGTGATCCTGCGCAGCTGGATGCCTCAGGACGAGGCCCGCGCCTCGGTGGACAAGGCATTGAAACTCGCCATGCGGTCGGGTCTGGCGACCGGCGCGTCAGCCAAGCCGTGGACTATCCATTCGGTCATGGCCACACTGCCCGATGGCGGCGGCGCGCAAAGCCTCATGATCGCGCTGCAGTCGGGCGGCAGCCGCAAGACCGCGATGCTGCTCTTCAAGCAGGGCCACGGGGTCAAGGACGCCTACACCGTGCCCTGCAAATCGGCGAACGAACAGAAGGCGCTGTTAAGCCGCATCAGCCAGGAGACCGGCGCGGTCAAGGTGCCCCTCTCCTGGCTCGAAGGCAGCCTCGCCATGGCGCTGGCCGATGGCCTTGCAGCAGGGTTGCCCCCGGCCGCGGGCCTCATCGAGGTGGCGGAACTTTGCGGCCTCGATAAGCTGCGGCCGGAAGCGGTCACGACCGAGGCCCTGATCGCGGCGCTGCCCGTCGCGGAACGCATACGCGGTCTCTCGGCTCCGGCGCAAGGCAAGCTGATCAATGCCAGCGAGGGCTGGTGGGATCGCCATGAGATCGTCCAGAGTTGGTTCGAGGAAAGTGATCATGCGCATGAGGTGCTCGAGGGCCGCCACAACCCGCGCGCGCTGGACGCGGCGCTCTGGCGATGGCTCGAGACCCGGCGCGACTTCTGGGCGCGGCTTGTCGCGCGGGCGGCAGATGTGCTGGCCGCAAGCGACCACCCGGACGCCGCCAGCTTCACGGCCACGGCAATGGCGCTCCTCGAAGGACGCGATCTGAAGAAGATCCCGGTCATGGCCGATGTCCACGACCAGACAATCGAGGCGTGGGTGTTCGACGATCCGGACGTGGATCAGGACGCCACGCTTGAGGAATGGGTGGAAGAGGCGGAGGCAGATGCGCCAAAGCCGGAGCGGAAGGGCGAACTGGCGCGCCTCGTGAAAGGCTCGGCGATCACGGCGGACTGGATCGACGGGTTCCTGATGTCGGCCACCATCGCGCCGAAGGTGATCGCGCCGAACAGGTGGCTACCCGAGATCCTCGGCAGCGCCATTGGCAACCTCACGTCGGATAGTATCCAGCGCTTCGCCGATCTGATCCTGATGCGCGCGAACGCCTGCTTGGACCAAGCGAAAGAGGCTGCGGAGTTTTCAGCGGCGATGTCCGCGCGAAGCCAGATGGCCATGCGGGACTGGGCGGCCGGGTTCAGTTATGCCTGTGGGCATTTCCGATCATCCTGGCCCGCAAAGTCGACCGGCCCGGATGATCGGGCGATGATGCAGCGCGTTGCCGATGCGATGGCCACGGGCTTCAGCGCTGCCGAGGTGAAGGCGCTCAGCCAGTGGATAGCCGCACGCCATAATCGAAACTGCGGTTCCTGA
- a CDS encoding exodeoxyribonuclease I, whose product MTDDALAEIERVNLRCRIAPHVIPSPWALAVTGVRPAQLLDPALPTFFELAQQIGALIKRWSPAIWTGFNSVRFDEEMLRQAFYQNLQPDIFATQFNGNTRFDVLTALYAFWYRQPDLFEWPVEVDGRLRFNLDRIAPLNGFAAHDAHDALGDVEATIHIARRIADRAPALWAELLANRDKAHVQASLETYQPMALVERFGGGPPHATVGCFCGMSASNANQAAFFDLDATDPADLLAVDDATLFAAVDAIPKVIRAFSINKSPALLSVSTPSAIQVQRAHVIATAPDFRARVAQALAARFPKDPAAPLPPVEKQIYDGFYGHADKTLLAKFQPADWRRRQEIVSSLADPRLRQLGRRLVAFHAPDLLSTEERGQYEAWLRGRWSAPEDRETEWMTTVRAHAALDEMRADEGLDLGLVAEIEIFLQRFGLPES is encoded by the coding sequence TTGACGGATGATGCGCTCGCGGAGATCGAGCGCGTCAATTTGCGTTGCCGCATCGCGCCGCATGTCATTCCGTCGCCTTGGGCGCTTGCAGTTACCGGGGTGCGCCCGGCGCAGCTCCTAGACCCGGCTTTGCCGACGTTCTTCGAGCTTGCGCAGCAAATCGGCGCGCTGATCAAGCGCTGGTCTCCCGCGATCTGGACCGGTTTCAACAGCGTCCGCTTCGATGAGGAAATGCTGCGCCAGGCCTTTTATCAGAACCTGCAGCCCGACATCTTCGCCACCCAGTTCAACGGCAACACGCGCTTCGATGTGCTGACCGCGCTCTATGCCTTCTGGTATCGTCAGCCTGACCTGTTTGAGTGGCCGGTCGAGGTGGACGGCAGGTTACGCTTCAATTTGGACCGCATAGCGCCGCTGAACGGCTTTGCTGCACACGATGCGCATGATGCGCTCGGCGATGTCGAGGCGACCATACACATCGCCCGCCGCATCGCCGACCGTGCCCCGGCGCTCTGGGCAGAATTGCTGGCCAACCGGGACAAGGCGCATGTTCAAGCCAGCCTTGAAACCTACCAGCCCATGGCGCTGGTGGAGCGTTTTGGCGGCGGCCCGCCGCACGCGACCGTCGGCTGCTTCTGTGGGATGTCGGCCAGCAACGCCAATCAGGCGGCCTTCTTCGATCTTGATGCCACTGATCCGGCAGATCTCCTTGCGGTCGATGACGCAACGCTCTTTGCTGCCGTCGATGCCATACCCAAGGTCATCCGGGCCTTCTCGATCAATAAGTCACCCGCTTTACTTTCGGTCTCGACGCCCAGCGCTATCCAGGTGCAGCGGGCACATGTGATCGCTACTGCTCCTGACTTCCGGGCGCGGGTCGCGCAGGCGCTGGCCGCCCGCTTCCCCAAAGATCCTGCGGCACCGCTGCCTCCGGTAGAAAAGCAGATCTATGACGGCTTCTACGGCCATGCGGACAAGACTCTCCTTGCCAAGTTCCAGCCTGCGGACTGGCGTCGACGGCAGGAGATCGTGTCCAGTCTTGCAGACCCCCGCCTGCGCCAGCTCGGCCGCCGCCTCGTCGCGTTTCACGCGCCCGATCTGCTCTCGACCGAAGAGCGCGGGCAATACGAGGCATGGTTGCGGGGGCGCTGGTCTGCACCGGAGGACCGGGAGACTGAATGGATGACCACGGTTCGCGCACACGCTGCTCTGGACGAGATGCGGGCCGATGAAGGGCTCGATCTGGGACTTGTCGCCGAGATCGAGATATTCCTGCAACGGTTTGGTCTGCCGGAAAGCTAA
- a CDS encoding LysR family transcriptional regulator: MRHFLAAADHGSFRKAAIALDINESSVSRQIRDLEDELGASLFIRHSGGVRLTVAGQEFLRSARHALRQIDIGVTKVAAVGRADQGLLKVGIFSSLASGFLFNLLRRFGTRHPTVQVDLIDGNPSEHVAAVRQLDLDIAFITGTAPWDGCETEHLWCERVFVVLPAGHPLAAKAELEWPDLTGERFIVSDVAPGQEIHDYLIAHLAGLGHHPDIQSQHVGRDNILSLVAVGRGLTLTSEATTVGQFPGIAFRQLADEVLPFSMVWSDRNDNPACRRLLSMARAMGKTSSALQPNA; the protein is encoded by the coding sequence TTGCGGCATTTCCTTGCTGCGGCCGACCACGGGAGCTTCCGCAAGGCTGCAATCGCCTTGGACATCAATGAATCATCGGTCAGCCGCCAGATCCGCGACCTTGAGGATGAATTGGGTGCCTCACTATTCATACGACATTCGGGCGGGGTGCGGCTGACGGTCGCCGGGCAGGAGTTTCTGCGCAGCGCCCGGCATGCTCTTCGGCAGATCGACATCGGCGTGACCAAGGTTGCCGCGGTCGGTCGGGCTGACCAGGGACTGCTCAAGGTCGGGATATTTTCTTCGCTGGCGTCGGGATTTCTGTTTAACCTCCTGCGACGGTTCGGGACGCGCCATCCGACCGTTCAGGTCGATCTTATAGATGGAAATCCGTCCGAGCACGTCGCTGCCGTCCGGCAGTTGGATCTGGACATCGCTTTCATAACCGGAACGGCACCCTGGGATGGCTGCGAAACGGAGCATCTCTGGTGCGAACGGGTCTTCGTGGTGCTGCCTGCTGGCCATCCCTTGGCCGCCAAAGCCGAACTCGAATGGCCTGATCTGACAGGTGAACGCTTCATCGTGAGCGATGTCGCACCGGGCCAGGAGATCCACGACTATCTGATTGCTCACCTTGCCGGTCTCGGTCATCACCCTGACATTCAATCCCAGCATGTGGGCCGCGACAATATCCTGTCGCTGGTAGCTGTCGGTCGGGGGCTAACGCTGACAAGCGAAGCCACCACCGTTGGGCAGTTTCCGGGGATCGCCTTCCGGCAACTGGCGGATGAAGTGCTGCCCTTCAGCATGGTCTGGTCGGATAGAAACGATAATCCGGCCTGCAGGCGCCTGTTGAGCATGGCTCGAGCGATGGGGAAAACCTCGTCAGCATTACAACCGAACGCCTGA
- a CDS encoding DNA methyltransferase, with the protein MNPTEIYEALANLASKPFDAAEFPFEFALATDNAPATIAKLKGGTYNKSDIPDGVLLNQKFHFSPALPGMSAACLDALRASKRNAKHRPAILIATDGQEIAAEHPKSGDTLYCAFSELGDRFGFFLPAAGKERYRAAEENPVDVKVAGKLAKLYDALIRKNPDWAEKARQHDMNQLMTRLIFCMFAEDVGIFPENQFSRLIFTHAGDRGEGMREVLINAFTAMNTPKPDRGGLPAWTREFEYVNGGLFAGRIDAPVFDVTATRYLKDVCGETWTGINPDIFGSMIQSVANAKLRSELGMHYTSVPNIMKVLGPLFLDDLDAEIEKAWGRERALRQVLERIGKIRVFDPACGSGNFLVVAYRSLREREIRILTRLAELTGGAQTEMWSVVPIRNFYGIELTDFAVETAKLALFIAEYQANALFKEAFGRKPADLPLRDAANIICDNALRVDWETVCPPPEDGGEVFIAGNPPWIWSNEQSEVQKSEMRDIFAARMSTFGTLDYVSGWLMKAVDYVAENGANCALVTTNSITQGQSVPFLWPTLLEQGVELCFAHSTFQWSNNASGNATVDAVILGFSRKTDAPKRFFHDGFEEKCSVISPYLIPNIDVIVEKSSTSLFGLPSMEYGSKPIDGGQLILSPEEASDLRSSHPEIGHLIKRVYGSDELIYDRMRYCLHIDDADLPLALSVPEISRRIENVRGTRQKSTDAGARKAAQRAHQFREHRAQKISAIYLPAVSSENRLYLTPIIVGTSDACTNRNFVLYDAPEWCLLILSSTLHRLWVLTVCGKLQKRPNYSNTLGWNTFPVPKFTGDQLAALTASAMAILRCRYGHYPATIAQLYDPDKMPDDLRAAHKANDDLLESMYIGRPFRNDTERLEHLFKLYAARAKKLKKGTA; encoded by the coding sequence ATGAACCCCACTGAAATTTACGAGGCCTTGGCCAATCTTGCGAGCAAGCCCTTCGATGCTGCGGAATTTCCCTTCGAGTTCGCCTTGGCGACCGACAACGCACCCGCGACGATCGCGAAGCTCAAGGGCGGCACCTACAACAAGTCCGACATTCCCGATGGGGTGCTTCTGAACCAGAAGTTCCATTTTTCCCCGGCACTGCCCGGCATGAGCGCGGCGTGTCTGGATGCCTTGCGGGCCAGCAAGCGAAACGCGAAGCACCGGCCCGCTATTCTGATCGCCACAGACGGACAAGAAATCGCCGCCGAGCATCCAAAGTCCGGCGACACCCTTTATTGCGCCTTTTCGGAACTTGGCGACCGCTTCGGCTTTTTCCTGCCCGCCGCCGGGAAGGAACGCTACCGCGCGGCCGAGGAGAACCCGGTTGACGTCAAGGTCGCGGGCAAGCTGGCCAAGCTTTACGACGCGCTGATCCGCAAGAACCCGGACTGGGCAGAAAAGGCGCGTCAGCATGACATGAACCAGCTGATGACCCGGCTGATCTTCTGCATGTTTGCCGAAGATGTCGGTATCTTCCCCGAAAATCAGTTCAGCCGCCTGATCTTCACCCATGCCGGCGACCGGGGTGAAGGGATGCGTGAGGTGTTGATCAACGCTTTCACCGCGATGAACACGCCCAAGCCGGACAGAGGCGGGCTGCCCGCCTGGACGCGCGAGTTCGAATACGTCAACGGCGGCCTCTTTGCCGGCCGCATCGACGCGCCGGTGTTCGACGTGACCGCCACCCGGTATCTCAAGGATGTCTGTGGCGAGACCTGGACCGGGATCAACCCGGACATCTTCGGCTCGATGATCCAGTCGGTGGCGAACGCCAAATTGCGGTCGGAACTGGGGATGCACTATACCAGTGTCCCGAACATCATGAAGGTGCTGGGGCCGCTGTTCCTTGATGATCTTGATGCCGAAATCGAAAAGGCTTGGGGGCGCGAGCGGGCCTTGCGGCAGGTGCTGGAGCGGATCGGGAAAATCCGGGTGTTCGACCCGGCCTGTGGCTCGGGGAATTTTCTTGTCGTCGCCTATCGGTCCCTGCGCGAGCGCGAGATCAGGATTCTGACGCGGCTTGCCGAACTGACCGGCGGTGCCCAGACCGAAATGTGGTCGGTGGTGCCGATCCGGAACTTCTATGGCATTGAACTGACCGATTTTGCCGTGGAAACGGCCAAGTTGGCGCTGTTCATCGCCGAGTATCAGGCCAACGCCCTGTTCAAGGAGGCGTTTGGCCGCAAGCCCGCCGACCTGCCGCTGAGGGACGCAGCGAACATCATCTGCGACAACGCGCTGCGGGTTGACTGGGAAACGGTCTGCCCGCCGCCGGAGGATGGCGGCGAGGTGTTCATCGCGGGGAATCCGCCCTGGATCTGGTCCAACGAGCAATCGGAGGTCCAGAAATCAGAAATGCGGGATATCTTTGCCGCGCGGATGAGCACATTCGGTACTCTCGACTATGTGTCGGGTTGGTTGATGAAGGCAGTCGATTACGTAGCCGAAAACGGAGCAAATTGCGCACTGGTGACGACGAATTCTATCACACAAGGACAATCAGTACCTTTCCTTTGGCCCACCTTGCTCGAACAAGGTGTTGAGCTTTGCTTCGCGCATTCAACCTTTCAGTGGTCAAACAATGCGTCCGGAAATGCCACAGTTGATGCCGTAATTCTCGGATTTTCGCGGAAAACCGATGCACCCAAACGCTTTTTCCATGACGGGTTCGAAGAAAAATGCTCGGTGATCTCACCCTATCTCATCCCGAACATTGACGTTATCGTCGAAAAATCGAGTACGTCGCTCTTTGGGCTTCCGAGCATGGAGTACGGAAGCAAGCCGATTGATGGAGGCCAACTGATTCTGTCACCCGAAGAGGCGAGTGACCTTCGAAGCTCCCATCCCGAAATCGGGCACTTGATCAAGCGGGTCTACGGTTCGGATGAACTTATTTATGACCGCATGCGGTATTGTCTTCATATTGATGACGCTGATTTGCCCTTGGCCCTAAGTGTTCCCGAAATCTCCCGCCGTATCGAAAATGTGCGCGGGACACGACAGAAGAGCACGGATGCCGGTGCCCGAAAGGCAGCGCAACGAGCGCATCAATTTCGAGAGCACCGCGCGCAGAAGATTTCTGCGATTTACCTGCCTGCGGTATCTTCCGAAAATAGGCTCTATCTGACACCTATCATCGTTGGCACCAGCGATGCCTGCACCAATCGCAACTTCGTCCTTTACGACGCGCCCGAGTGGTGCCTGTTGATCCTTTCCTCGACCCTTCACCGGCTCTGGGTTCTTACAGTCTGCGGCAAGCTGCAGAAGCGTCCTAACTATTCCAACACCCTCGGCTGGAACACCTTCCCGGTCCCGAAATTCACCGGCGATCAACTGGCCGCCCTGACCGCCTCGGCCATGGCCATCCTGCGCTGTCGCTATGGCCATTACCCGGCGACCATTGCCCAGCTTTATGATCCCGACAAGATGCCCGACGATCTGCGCGCCGCCCACAAGGCGAACGATGACCTGCTGGAAAGCATGTATATCGGCCGCCCGTTCCGCAATGACACCGAGCGGCTGGAGCACCTGTTCAAGCTCTATGCCGCGCGGGCGAAGAAGCTGAAGAAGGGGACCGCCTGA
- a CDS encoding WYL domain-containing protein: METFGISLQQASLDLTGYAERWKRNLVYDKSQRAYVRGRSFKPHFIKPSAEDYLAQLRALDQGLVSREQSWICLFPGYGTTPTPARGIASETLREVLTAIHEPSALEVTYQSMSRPEPSARWIEPHSLAFDGFRWHARAFCQNDQVFKDFLLSRIVETGKHGPVTADPQSDVDWHTEVILEIGPHPDLSPTQRRAIEMDYGMENERAQIPVRKALLFYALKRLGLDTDPAARRPQDQQIVLISQNSLPKVYA, encoded by the coding sequence ATGGAAACTTTCGGCATCTCACTCCAGCAGGCATCCCTCGACCTGACGGGCTATGCAGAGCGGTGGAAGCGAAACCTCGTCTATGACAAGAGCCAGCGTGCCTATGTCCGGGGTCGGAGCTTCAAGCCGCATTTCATAAAGCCTTCCGCCGAGGACTATCTCGCTCAGCTGCGTGCCCTCGATCAGGGCCTGGTCTCGCGCGAGCAGAGCTGGATCTGTCTGTTTCCAGGCTATGGAACCACGCCGACACCCGCGCGGGGGATTGCGTCCGAAACCCTGCGCGAGGTGTTGACCGCCATTCATGAGCCATCGGCTCTTGAGGTAACCTACCAGTCGATGTCGCGCCCCGAGCCAAGCGCGCGCTGGATCGAGCCGCACTCACTGGCCTTCGACGGGTTTCGCTGGCACGCCCGTGCGTTCTGTCAGAATGACCAGGTGTTCAAGGATTTCCTGCTCTCCCGGATTGTCGAAACAGGCAAGCACGGGCCGGTCACGGCCGATCCTCAGAGTGATGTCGATTGGCACACGGAGGTCATCCTGGAAATCGGGCCGCATCCTGATCTTTCTCCAACGCAACGTCGTGCGATCGAGATGGATTATGGGATGGAGAACGAGCGCGCGCAGATTCCTGTGCGCAAGGCGCTGCTGTTCTATGCGCTCAAGCGTCTCGGCCTCGACACGGACCCGGCGGCGCGGCGGCCGCAGGACCAGCAAATTGTACTGATCAGCCAGAATTCCCTGCCAAAGGTCTACGCATGA
- a CDS encoding IS256 family transposase — protein MKQNTDSSSFSLLPDAGGYDPIEDRLRANVRATIEAMFEEELADFLGRLRYGRGNERAKGYRHGHRDRQLTGTFGTETVRVPRSRIENEAGKITEWRSKALPRYRRLTKKAEALIAAVYLAGTNTRRVKRALFGLFEGAVSKDVVSRAWRKVKVDWDAWSTRDLAEEDIVRLILDGTVIKTRLDRKATNISVLAAIGVRRDGQKVLLSIRNMGGESTAAWSQFLADLDARGLRRPEFVIVDGAPGLEAALVALWGGDLPIQRCTVHKHRNLLGHAPKRLHDELSEDYRDMIYADSAAEIETRRKAFLRKWKLKCRAVADSLEEAGDRLFSFTRLDPSQWKSARTTNAIERLNEEFRRRIKTQTVLPCAETVPMLLWALLASGQIQMRKVDGWETLSQPLEPMSLDLAA, from the coding sequence ATGAAGCAGAATACCGACAGCTCGTCCTTTTCGCTACTGCCCGACGCAGGCGGGTATGATCCGATCGAGGACCGCCTGCGGGCGAATGTCCGGGCCACCATTGAGGCCATGTTCGAAGAGGAACTGGCCGACTTTCTTGGACGGCTTCGTTACGGCCGCGGCAACGAGCGGGCCAAGGGCTACCGCCACGGGCATCGCGATCGGCAGCTGACCGGCACATTCGGCACTGAGACGGTGCGGGTTCCTCGTTCCCGGATCGAGAACGAAGCCGGCAAGATCACCGAATGGCGCTCGAAGGCACTGCCCCGCTACAGGCGGCTGACAAAGAAGGCCGAGGCCCTGATCGCGGCGGTCTACCTGGCCGGCACCAACACGCGCCGGGTCAAGCGGGCGCTGTTCGGACTGTTCGAGGGGGCGGTGAGCAAGGACGTGGTCAGCCGGGCCTGGCGCAAGGTGAAGGTCGATTGGGACGCGTGGTCCACCCGCGACCTGGCCGAGGAGGATATCGTGCGGCTCATCCTCGACGGCACCGTCATAAAGACCCGGCTGGACCGCAAGGCCACCAACATCTCGGTGCTGGCGGCGATCGGCGTGCGGCGCGACGGACAAAAGGTGCTCCTCTCAATCAGGAACATGGGCGGCGAAAGCACGGCTGCCTGGAGCCAATTCCTCGCCGATCTGGACGCGCGGGGCCTGAGGCGGCCCGAGTTCGTGATCGTTGACGGCGCCCCCGGCCTTGAAGCCGCGCTTGTGGCACTCTGGGGCGGGGACCTGCCCATCCAGCGCTGCACGGTTCACAAGCACCGCAACCTGCTCGGCCACGCCCCAAAGCGCCTGCATGACGAGCTGAGCGAAGACTACCGCGACATGATCTACGCCGACAGCGCCGCCGAGATCGAGACGCGCCGCAAGGCCTTCCTCCGCAAGTGGAAGCTCAAGTGCCGGGCCGTTGCCGATAGCCTCGAGGAGGCCGGCGATCGCCTCTTCAGCTTCACCCGCCTCGATCCGTCGCAATGGAAATCCGCACGGACCACCAACGCCATTGAGCGTCTGAACGAGGAGTTCCGCCGCCGCATCAAGACCCAGACCGTGCTGCCCTGCGCCGAGACCGTGCCGATGCTGCTCTGGGCGCTCTTGGCGTCAGGGCAGATCCAGATGCGGAAGGTTGACGGCTGGGAAACTCTTTCTCAGCCGCTCGAGCCGATGTCCCTTGACCTCGCGGCCTGA